A DNA window from Papaver somniferum cultivar HN1 unplaced genomic scaffold, ASM357369v1 unplaced-scaffold_46, whole genome shotgun sequence contains the following coding sequences:
- the LOC113342675 gene encoding uncharacterized protein LOC113342675 has protein sequence MHPSDIEKIAFRTHHGNYEFLVMPFGLTNAPSTFQTLMNEDNLEIVFSILESHQLYVKYEKCDFAQKEVRYLGNVISSAGVAVDPEKIETMQQWPKPESLKALRGFLGLTGYYYKFIQNYGKIAAALTNMLKKDSFQWSLLAEKAFQKLKLMGYDFTIVYKKGKKNVIDDALSRISQLEEEKAYVLSLPSPNWIEVIKDETRSDPPLKGLFS, from the exons ATGCATCCTAGTGACATTGAGAAGATAGCCTTCAGAACTCATCATGGGAACTACGAGTTCTTGGTGATGCCTTTCGGTCTCACAAATGCTCCTTCAACATTCCAAACACTTATGAATGAG GATAATTTAGAAATTGTATTCTCTATATTAGAATCTCACCAACTGTATGTCAAATATGAGAAATGTGACTTTGCGCAAAAGGAAGTCAGGTACCTAGGTAATGTAATATCAAGTGCAGGTGTAGCAGTAGACCCAGAAAAAATTGAAACAATGCAACAATGGCCAAAGCCGGAATCACTTAAAGCATTGCGAGGGTTCTTGGGTTTAACCGGTTATTACTATAAATTTATCCAGAATTACGGTAAAATTGCAGCTGCACTTACGAATATGCTTAAGAAAGATTCGTTTCAATGGAGTTTGCTCGCTGAAAAGGCATTTCAGAAACTCAAGCTAATGGGGTATGATTTTACCATTGTGTACAAAAAGGGGAAAAAAAATGTTATTGATGATGCACTCTCCAGGATAAGtcaactagaagaagaaaaagcttATGTCCTATCTCTTCCATCGCCCAACTGGATTGAGGTTATAAAAGACGAAACCAGGTCAGATCCTCCCTTAAAAGGCTTGTTCAGTTAG